In Puntigrus tetrazona isolate hp1 chromosome 7, ASM1883169v1, whole genome shotgun sequence, the following are encoded in one genomic region:
- the fto gene encoding alpha-ketoglutarate-dependent dioxygenase FTO isoform X2, with protein MKPRQRKQYFRNMKRSDDSEREKRRKRRRLLQELGEQRIPYLSPSDPGFQELWDSSYAGLALRQSSALPDGLHERVQSALITLQRRGCLLRDLVRVRDRDVFTAVSRALVGQPGYTYRYLDTRLFTIPWHCEGEEGQKDEKDKPCCDSDLRDACKALWELNQFFCSDVKQQTNARGVKRSRSDTENSEETPGEGMCEESVKDRLLEEKQEKEKEEEEEEEEDSGQGCSHSSPPSSAPPSDVAGLVQFNITLINYMDPTAMTQLKEEPYYGMGKMAVGWHHDENLVPLSPVAVYSYSCPAEPKNEGVTEKDGDGQSKGKEKQKEKETEGEGTSKEELKKGGGEGSEKEEVQKEKACWRVGLKVAWDIHTPGLALPLQSGDCYYMTDDLNRTHQHCVLAGDTARFSSTHRVVQSCTGTLDYIKKRCSEALEYLHTDPEKNTKSLKSLLPSTLQRIEDIHNEHMQVAFSLSTSQQQTAWL; from the exons ATGAAACCGAGGCAGCGTAAACAGTACTTCAGGAACATGAAAAGATCGGATGACAGTGAGAGGGAAAAGAGGAGAAAG agGCGGAGGCTTTTACAGGAACTGGGAGAGCAGAGGATTCCCTACCTTTCTCCTTCAGACCCAGGATTTCAGGAACTG TGGGACTCCAGTTATGCAGGGCTGGCTTTACGACAGTCTAGTGCCCTGCCAGATGGTCTTCATGAGAGGGTGCAGTCTGCCTTGATAACTCTTCAGCGGCGTGGATGTCTCCTTCGAGATCTTGTCCGAGTCCGAGACCGGGACGTCTTCACAGCTGTTTCGCGTGCTCTTGTGGGTCAGCCAGGATACACATACCGTTATCTGGACACCCGTCTGTTCACTATCCCCTGGCACTGTGAGGGAGAAGAAGGCCAGAAAGATGAGAAAGACAAACCTTGCTGTGACTCTGACCTGAGGGATGCTTGCAAAGCATTGTGGGAGCTCAATCAGTTCTTTTGCTCGGATGTAAAGCAGCAGACAAACGCACGAGGCGTCAAGCGTTCCCGCAGTGACACTGAAAACAGTGAAGAGACACCGGGAGAGGGAATGTGCGAAGAGAGTGTTAAGGACAGGTTACTTGAGGAGAAgcaggagaaagagaaggaggaggaagaggaagaggaagaagacaGCGGTCAGGGCTGTTCTCATTCCTCACCTCCTTCATCCGCTCCTCCATCTGATGTGGCCGGCCTGGTTCAGTTTAACATTACCCTCATCAACTACATGGACCCTACAGCCATGACCCAGCTGAAGGAAGAGCCGTATTATGGCATGGGCAAAATGGCGGTCGGTTGGCATCACGATGAGAACCTGGTCCCTTTGTCACCAGTTGCTGTCTACAGCTATAGCTGCCCAGCAGAGCCAAAGAATGAAG GAGTGACTGAAAAGGACGGGGATGGACAGagtaaaggaaaagaaaaacaaaaagaaaaggagacAGAAGGTGAAGGAACAAGTAAAGAAGAACTGAagaaaggaggaggagaaggttCGGAGAAGGAGGAAGTACAGAAAGAGAAGGCATGTTGGCGTGTTGGACTGAAGGTGGCCTGGGACATCCACACACCAGGTCTGGCTTTACCTCTACAGTCCGGAGACTGCTACTATATGACAG ATGATCTGAATCGGACGCATCAGCACTGTGTACTGGCTGGAGACACGGCTAGATTCAGCTCAACTCACAGAGTCGTACAG TCTTGTACAGGAACGCTGGACTACATAAAGAAACGCTGCTCAGAGGCCTTGGAGTATTTACACACCGACCCCGAGAAGAACACCAAGAGCCTGAAGTCCCTCCTCCCCTCCACCCTCCAGCGCATTGAAGACATCCACAACGAG CATATGCAGGTGGCATTTAGTCTCAGTACCTCACAGCAGCAGACGGCTTGGCTCTAA